Genomic DNA from Chanos chanos chromosome 6, fChaCha1.1, whole genome shotgun sequence:
CACGTAGAACAATATAGTTTTTGTAGCtgaatacacacataacagaacTGGGCTGCTGTGTTTATGGGGTATGACATCAGAGCATTTATTTCCCTTTGCTCCTCTGTCTATCTGATTGTACATGTGAAGAATGACAGTTAAACGATATCCTCCACTCTGTTTTAGGTATATGGTTGATGCTGCAGATCCAGAGAAAATCGAGGCCTCCAAGAATGAACTGCACAATTTATTAGACAAGCCTCAACTCCAGGGTATCCCAGTGAGTCAGCCTGTCCTGTTTACACACATCTTAGGTctagaccagtggttctcaactccagtcctgagggccccctgtcctgcacggcctttgtttttaactcttcatcatcacactTAACTGagttaatcaagggcttgatgattaattgatcagtggaatcaggtgtgtcagtcctgagctcaggagagttgaaacaaagacgtgcaggacaggacacccccccccaggactggagtttagAGCCAGTGGGCTagaccctctctgtctgtttcagaatCATAATGTACTTGCATACGTATTATATGTGATGGTTTGTGATGTTAGCACTGGGGTTAGGTGGTGGCACTTTAGGTTTTCCTGTGGCTTCGTATACCCTTGTGGGAGCCGGTCTTAATATTCTTTTGCGAGAGTTAACTTTCTAAAAAAGGGTAAGTGCCTTCTTAAAGTGTCAAATCCAACATGTCCAGACAACACAAGGCTTTGACTGATCAGAGGAACTCTATCTGAGACATGGTGCCCATTGGTCAGGCCTGCGAGAGCAATGCAGCATCTGTCACATCTCAGAGCCTCcaatgaataatgaatgtttgTCTGATACGTAATGACGAGGCCTGTCGCATCCTTGATTTAGAGAGGGAGGGCAGACAGAGGGGACGGAGGAGTGATGgatgggtagagagagagagagaaagagagaacagctgGAGGAATAGACAGGGATAGTGAGAGAGTGATTCTGAGGATTTTGgagaaagggggtggggtgggggtgagggtgttGCAGGTTAATGGCGTTGATGCTTTTCGCTCCCTGGGCTCACCGGCCTCAGTGCACTGTGATGCAGGAGATGCATCATCTCTTAAAAGATGTCTGTCTGATGCCTGAGAGGGAAGCCATTAGGGGAATCTGACAGTAGAGGGATCCATAAAGGAGGAAAATAATGGGGCTCTATTGATCCAGCATTGTTTAGAGGTTCCTTACAGGTCTTAACAGTGTGCTAACTCTCAGCGTAAGGCACAGCAAGGTGTTTACGGTAATACCATTTTAGGATGTGTGTTGTACTTTTTTTCAACtaattttaattgaaaataCACTTATGTTCAAAACCTTATTTGAAAGGATGAGTGACAGGTTGAGTTTAAAATGCTCATATTTCATAACTTGGAGACAACTTCAGTACAGTTCAGTAAATTTTAATTGTGAccgtgtgttttgttatttgttattataCACCTGCGTAATGTGTTCAACCACAACTTAATTATGAAAACCACAAGAACCATGaatcttgtaaaaaaaaaaaaaaacgaaaaagaaaaaaagagcttgaaCACATAATCATTGGAGATGAATTCCAGGAGGGCGCTGGAAGGTAGAAAGCTGTGGTTCAGAGGGCAAACAATCTCAAACGTGAAGGTCGCTCCCCTAGGGTTCATAAAACATCCAGAGCAACAGGAGGGAGGTGTGCACAAGCCCTGTTCAAAACATTAGAGGGGTTGACTAAAATAGTGTTTGAAATTAGGGATTGTCACTGACGGCCAAACAGGTTTGGAGGACATCTTTGCTATGCTGTGGAGGCggtttttgttctgtgttgagGGTTAAGTGAACATTAGATGAATAAAAtcatacatacccacacatcTGGGATTAGTAGGCTATCGATAACCTAGAGATTATTCTGCGTcatgcaataaacaattatatCATCAGGATGtgtataaacatgtaaattGTTGTTTCACATGAGTATATGTCAACCTACAGGTACTTGTTTTGGGGAACAAAAGAGACCTTCCTGGTGCCTTGGATGAGAAGGAGCTAATTGAAAGAATGTGAGTTGGGCTTGGCTGCTCTGCTAAGTTCcttaactgtttgtttgttttgctggtgtatttgtttttctttttttttctgctgtactTCCACCTGACAAGGATTATTTCCTCTAGGAATCTGTCTGCCATCCAAGACCGAGAGATCTGCTGTTACTCCATCTCTTGCAAGGAAAAAGACAATATTGGTAAGAATCCAGACGTTAATTACCCCCGTTGCCCTGTCGCGATAAGCACTTCAGCCATCGTTTGGACCTATAAACTCAGCGTTATTCAGCCAAACGTCTAGCCTAGGAAAATAACGAGTCAGTGCTGATTTTCCTCGCAGCTGACGCTGTAAATTCTACAGATCCGTTATTCAGCGGTGAGCCATATTGTCTGTAACCAACAGATTTGTGACGGTGCGTCcgttctctttctgtgtgtctcagacATCACGCTACAGTGGTTGATCCAACATTCCAGAACCAGGCGGAGCTGAGAGAGGACCAGTCCACACGGAGGAGCAGCATTCTGTGATCACCTGTATGCCAGGACCT
This window encodes:
- the arl8a gene encoding ADP-ribosylation factor-like protein 8A, whose amino-acid sequence is MIALFNKLLDWFKALFWKEEMELTLVGLQYSGKTTFVNVIASGQFSEDMIPTVGFNMRKITKGNVTIKLWDIGGQPRFRSMWERYCRGVSAIVYMVDAADPEKIEASKNELHNLLDKPQLQGIPVLVLGNKRDLPGALDEKELIERMNLSAIQDREICCYSISCKEKDNIDITLQWLIQHSRTRRS